One part of the Parasphingorhabdus sp. SCSIO 66989 genome encodes these proteins:
- a CDS encoding HigA family addiction module antitoxin produces MAVTIHPSIRVHPGPWLKRTYVEPYKMTIADVAKHLDVTRANMSRLLNGKASLTPEMARRFEDAFGVKAATLLRIQADYDLGQLELSGKPTGVARIPEPV; encoded by the coding sequence ATGGCTGTTACCATTCATCCCTCGATCCGCGTCCACCCGGGCCCTTGGCTCAAGCGCACCTATGTTGAGCCCTACAAGATGACCATAGCGGATGTTGCCAAGCACTTGGATGTGACTCGCGCCAATATGAGCAGGCTGCTCAATGGCAAGGCTAGCCTGACCCCGGAAATGGCGCGCCGTTTTGAGGATGCCTTTGGCGTGAAGGCGGCGACCTTGCTGCGTATTCAGGCAGACTATGACCTTGGTCAGCTTGAGCTATCGGGCAAACCGACCGGAGTAGCGCGCATTCCCGAGCCAGTATGA